A single window of bacterium DNA harbors:
- a CDS encoding NUDIX domain-containing protein: MQEPAKPGKLYWKFPGGAGEGNETPKQCARREFLEEVGGVEIYENDLVLIKTEQVVDEKRAWRNHTRYFYRVDKDVVNPKARGDEGEIIQIFRPEDAAEMLKRGGDAPRALRDPSWDSRDTRRRCVGRSFVGRSSRRPVHFFFLRAVVLWVKLKSVSLRGISDAIQ, encoded by the coding sequence GTGCAGGAGCCCGCGAAGCCCGGCAAACTCTACTGGAAGTTTCCGGGTGGCGCTGGCGAGGGGAATGAGACCCCGAAGCAGTGCGCGCGGCGGGAGTTCCTGGAGGAGGTCGGGGGAGTGGAAATCTACGAGAACGACCTCGTGCTTATCAAGACGGAGCAGGTCGTTGACGAGAAGAGGGCGTGGCGTAACCACACCCGCTACTTCTACAGGGTGGATAAGGACGTCGTGAATCCCAAGGCTCGTGGCGACGAGGGGGAGATCATCCAGATCTTCCGGCCTGAGGACGCCGCGGAGATGCTGAAGAGGGGGGGAGATGCTCCCAGGGCACTGCGAGATCCTTCGTGGGATTCTCGCGACACTCGGCGTCGCTGCGTAGGTAGATCATTCGTGGGCCGGTCGTCTAGGCGACCGGTCCACTTCTTTTTTCTTCGCGCTGTTGTATTATGGGTAAAGCTCAAGTCGGTCTCATTGCGAGGAATCTCCGATGCAATACAATGA